The genomic region AACGCTCATCTTTATCTGCTTATTCGATTGGCATTAACGGAATAATATGCTTTTTTTGATGATTCGGGCTACTTAAGCTATATCTTTCATATCTGACAGCGGTCCGCGCCGAGCCGGCGCATCCAATGGTCCATGCTTGTTCAGCGTGCGTACCGCGGGCTTTCTAGCCTTCCGCTTTCTGCTTACCGATCCGGAGACTGTTAATGAACGAGAACATGCCCAATCCTTTGAACCTGCGCGGCATCGAATTCACCGAATTCGTTGGCCCGAGCAATGAGCAACTGGAAAAGCTGTTCTGGGATTTCGGTTTTTCGAAAGTCCGTCGCCACAGAGACAAGGACATCGTGCTGTTCAAACAGAACGATATCCAGTTCCTGCTGAACAATGAGAAAGAAGGCTTCACCCGTGATTTCGCCAAGAAGCACGGCCCGGCCATTTCCTCAATGGGCTGGCGCGTTGACGACGCTCAGTTCGCCCATGACGAAGCGGTGCGCCGCGGTGCCCGTTCCGCCAATGACACCAATAAAGATTTGCCGTATCCGGCGATTTACGGCATTGGCGACAGCCTGATTTATTTCATCGACAAGTTTGGCCCGAAAGGCACGATTTACGACACCGATTTCGTTGCGCTCGATAACCCGAAAAACCAGCCGGACAAAGGCTTCCTGTTTGTCGATCACCTGACCAACAACGTGCACAAAGGCACGATGCAAAAATGGTCGGACTTTTACCAGAACGTGTTCGGTTTTTATGAAGTGCGTTATTTCGACATCAAAGGCGTGAAAACCGGCCTGACGTCATATGCGCTACGTTCGCCGGATGGCTCATTCTGCATTCCAATCAACGAGAACAAGGACGATCGCGACCAGATCGCCGAGTACCTGCGTGAATACGATGGCCCAGGCGTACAGCACCTGGCATTCGGTACCCGCGATATTCTGGCCTCGCTCGACAAAATGGTCGGCACCAGCATCGAAACGCTGGATATCGACGATGAGTATTATCAAGAAGTGTTCGACCGCGTGCCGAACGTCAAAGAAGATCATCAGCGGATTCGCAAGCATCAAGTGCTGGTTGACGGCAACGAGAACGGTTACCTGCTGCAGATCTTCACTCGCAACATCATCGGCCCGATCTTTATCGAGATCATCCAGCGCGAGAATGACCTTGGCTTCGGCGAAGGCAACTTCGGCGCGCTGTTCCGCTCGATTGAAAAAGATCAGGAACGTCGTGGCGTGATCTAAGCCTGACCGAATAAAAAAGCCCGCGTTATCGCGGGCTTTTTTTTACTAAAATTCATCTGGTGAAAAACGCAAACGAAAAAAGGGCCGTTACCTTTTGGGTAACGGCCCTCGCAATCGCGAACCACCTGAAAACCAGGTTCCCTGAAAGCTGTTACTCATCGAAATGAACAACAGCGAGGTGCACACCCCAAAGCGACTCTAAAAAGAGGCTTTGGCAGCAGCCAACGTCAAAATTGCTTTCCCGAGCGTGACCATCCACTGGTCGCCACCATGCAAACGTGACGTTGGCC from Permianibacter aggregans harbors:
- the hppD gene encoding 4-hydroxyphenylpyruvate dioxygenase, with amino-acid sequence MNENMPNPLNLRGIEFTEFVGPSNEQLEKLFWDFGFSKVRRHRDKDIVLFKQNDIQFLLNNEKEGFTRDFAKKHGPAISSMGWRVDDAQFAHDEAVRRGARSANDTNKDLPYPAIYGIGDSLIYFIDKFGPKGTIYDTDFVALDNPKNQPDKGFLFVDHLTNNVHKGTMQKWSDFYQNVFGFYEVRYFDIKGVKTGLTSYALRSPDGSFCIPINENKDDRDQIAEYLREYDGPGVQHLAFGTRDILASLDKMVGTSIETLDIDDEYYQEVFDRVPNVKEDHQRIRKHQVLVDGNENGYLLQIFTRNIIGPIFIEIIQRENDLGFGEGNFGALFRSIEKDQERRGVI